The following proteins are co-located in the Camelina sativa cultivar DH55 chromosome 12, Cs, whole genome shotgun sequence genome:
- the LOC104732371 gene encoding uncharacterized protein LOC104732371 isoform X2: MEEGRRGSSSTPQSRKIMVIADPTRESAAALQYALSHAVLEQDELILVHVESSGGSWKNAFSSFLRLPSSISSSSSGSSPASNLTASASNAAAVSALASEIGQGDGNFLEQMKRICEIAQPKVRVHTECIAMEGIKAIAILLHGDKLGVDVIIIGQRRTISSSLLGSRRPGGSLRGSKGVDTAEYLIENSKCTCVGVQKKGQNGGYVLNTKTHKNFWLLA, encoded by the exons ATGGAAGAGGGTCGAAGAGGATCATCTTCAACACCACAATCACGTAAGATCATGGTGATCGCTGACCCGACCCGTGAATCAGCAGCTGCTCTTCAATACGCTCTTTCACACGCCGTGCTCGAGCAAGACGAGCTTATCCTTGTACATGTTGAAAGCTCTGGTGGTTCTTGGAAGAACGCTTTCTCAAGTTTTCTAAGATTACCAAGCTCCATCTCTTCCTCTAGCAGCGGCTCCTCTCCCGCTTCTAACCTTACCGCAAGCGCTTCTAACGCTGCGGCGGTAAGCGCTTTGGCCTCTGAGATAGGTCAAGGAGATGGGAACTTTCTTGAACAGATGAAACGGATATGTGAAATAGCTCAGCCTAAGGTACGTGTACACACCGAGTGTATAGCTATGGAAGGCATCAAAGCTATAGCGATTCTTCTTCATGGTGACAAGCTTGGCGTTGATGTTATCATTATAGGCCAACGCAGGACAATCTCATCTTCCCTTCTAGG ATCAAGGCGGCCTGGAGGGTCACTAAGAGGTTCAAAAGGAGTAGACACAGCGGAATATCTAATCGAGAACAGTAAATGCACTTGCGTTGGGGTACAAAAGAAAGGTCAAAATGGAGGCTATGTTCTTAACACCAAGACACATAAGAACTTCTGGCTCTTGGCATGA
- the LOC104732371 gene encoding uncharacterized protein LOC104732371 isoform X1 yields MEEGRRGSSSTPQSRKIMVIADPTRESAAALQYALSHAVLEQDELILVHVESSGGSWKNAFSSFLRLPSSISSSSSGSSPASNLTASASNAAAVSALASEIGQGDGNFLEQMKRICEIAQPKVRVHTECIAMEGIKAIAILLHGDKLGVDVIIIGQRRTISSSLLGFEFDRSRRPGGSLRGSKGVDTAEYLIENSKCTCVGVQKKGQNGGYVLNTKTHKNFWLLA; encoded by the exons ATGGAAGAGGGTCGAAGAGGATCATCTTCAACACCACAATCACGTAAGATCATGGTGATCGCTGACCCGACCCGTGAATCAGCAGCTGCTCTTCAATACGCTCTTTCACACGCCGTGCTCGAGCAAGACGAGCTTATCCTTGTACATGTTGAAAGCTCTGGTGGTTCTTGGAAGAACGCTTTCTCAAGTTTTCTAAGATTACCAAGCTCCATCTCTTCCTCTAGCAGCGGCTCCTCTCCCGCTTCTAACCTTACCGCAAGCGCTTCTAACGCTGCGGCGGTAAGCGCTTTGGCCTCTGAGATAGGTCAAGGAGATGGGAACTTTCTTGAACAGATGAAACGGATATGTGAAATAGCTCAGCCTAAGGTACGTGTACACACCGAGTGTATAGCTATGGAAGGCATCAAAGCTATAGCGATTCTTCTTCATGGTGACAAGCTTGGCGTTGATGTTATCATTATAGGCCAACGCAGGACAATCTCATCTTCCCTTCTAGG TTTTGAATTTGACAGATCAAGGCGGCCTGGAGGGTCACTAAGAGGTTCAAAAGGAGTAGACACAGCGGAATATCTAATCGAGAACAGTAAATGCACTTGCGTTGGGGTACAAAAGAAAGGTCAAAATGGAGGCTATGTTCTTAACACCAAGACACATAAGAACTTCTGGCTCTTGGCATGA